GGCTATCGTCAGCGCCGTCATCAGCATGGCCAAGAGCCTGGGCCTGATGACCATAGCCGAAGGTGTGGAAACTGCAGAACAACTGGAATTTTTGCGGCAACAGCAATGTGAAGAAGTGCAGGGTTATTATTATTCACGTCCTTTGCCCGCAGATGAGTTTGCAGCGTTCTTCAGGAATAGTCTGACATAATTTGAATCATGACAAGCTGGTGTTGATTTGATCTTGACAGCTTTAGTCGCCAAAACAGATGCCTATGTCCCGGCCTGTCTGCAAAGTATCACTATCCATGGGCACGGCTTTCATGCGGCCAGCCACTTCTTCCAGTGCCACATAATTCACGTTGGGAAAAGCCAGTGCGACCATGATGCCAGAATGGCCTTCATCCAGGGCACGCACGGCAGCGGCACCAAAGCGCATGGCTGACAAGCGGTCGAAGGCAGTAGGGCTGCCGCCACGTAAAAGGTGGCCCAGGACGACGGCACGAGCTTCTTTTCCTGTCAGTTGCTGCAGCTCATGCGCCAGTTGCTCTCCCACCCCTCCCAGCCGCTCTACATAACCATTACCGGCCGTAGCCTGCACGAGGTGCTGGCCGCCGACAGGCAAAGCTCCTTCGGCTGCCAGTACGATGGAATAGTGGCGGCCATTTGCATCACGCTGGCGTATCATCGCTGCTATTTTTTGTATGTCATACGGTATTTCCGGTATGACGATCGCATGTGCGTTGGCAGCAATGCCAGCGTGCAGCGCTATCCAGCCGGCATAGCGTCCCATCACTTCTACCACCATGATGCGCTGGTGGCTTTCTGCAGTACTGTGCAGGCGATCTACGCATTCAGTCGCGAACGAGACGGCAGTGTCAAAGCCAAAAGTGGTAAAAGTCTTGTCAAGATCATTGTCTATGGTCTTGGGTACACCCACTACACGCAGGCCTTGCAGGTGCAGGGCATTGGCAATCGTCAGTGTGCCATCACCACCTATGCAGACCAGGGCATCAATATCCATTTTTTTCAGGTAATCATGGATATCTGCACTGCGGTCGATTTCGTGCACACTGCCATCAGGCATGGTAGTGGCAAAGCGCAGCGGGTTACCATGATTGGTGGTGCCCAGTATGGTGCCGCCCAGATGCCCTATCCCGCGTACCTGATCTACAGTCAGGCGGGTCACGCCGTTATGCGGGTAACGCTCAGGCAACAGGATGCCGTTGAATCCTTCACGTATGCCATAGCATTCCCAGCCGCGCTGGGCCGCAGCCAGTACTACTGAACGTATGACTGCATTCAAACCTGGTGCGTCGCCGCCACCTGTACTGATGGCGATGCGCTTGATACTTGCCGTCATGTTTAGCCTGTCAAAAAAAGGTTTTTCTGCAGTTAATTGTAGGGGATGTATTCAATCCCGTGTGAAATTTGTCCTATCACCTGGGCAGTGTTTTCTGTGCTTTCGCTGAAACTGGCCAAGATGTCCGGACGCGTTATGCCCGCAGAAATACGGCCATTCCAGTAATCAAAACCTGCCTGGTCAGGGGTGCGGTGCAACACATTGTTGTACAGCGCCGTCAGGAAGGTATTGTCAGAATATTGGCGCCATACATTTGCTTGAATTCAGCCGAATTGACGAAGCCTGCTGCCACATGATTGAGGTTTTCTGCACCCTTGTCGAGCTGGCCTATCCAGTAACCGAGGCCGGCCTTGTCAGGCGTACGGTTAAATGCTGCCTGGTACAGGCGATAAGCCTGGCCTGCGTTGCCATCCAGGTCCAGGGCGATCATCTTGTCCGGAAACTGTATTCTCTCTATATTGCTGAGCTTGCTGACCTGGCTGGTGATATTCATGCCCTTCTGAGTCACCGTCAGGGAAAAGTCATTGCCAGTTTTGTCGATGGAAAAAGCACTGGCAGAGACATTGGTGAAGAGTGTGTCAAAACCTGCGCCGCCGTCAAAATTGTCATTGCCCAGACCATACACAAAAGTCTCGTTGCCTGTCGTACCTGTCCAGTTATCATTGCCCATCAATAATTTACCGAGGCGCTGGTCAAGAGGCAGGTTCAGGTCTGAAGCCTGGATCTGATAATTGATGCCGGTAATGCTCAACTGATCCGTGCCATTCGCGCCCGTCGTCGTGAACGAAGTGATGGTGCCGCTGGTAGGCATGACGGTATTCGGGTCCTGATATACAAGATTGATGCCTGTCCATTCTATGGTGGTCGACAGGCCCTTGTAGTAACCGCCATTCGGGCCGGTAGAAATATTGCTGGAAGGTTCGGTCGTGTACGTGATGAGCATGCCACACTGGGTTACTTTGATACTCGCCATGTGTATCCTGTCAGGTATTGTGAAGAGAAATTCATGCAATATTTGTATTGCATAAGAATAAATACTCTACTTCAAAAAAATTGACATTAATGCATTGCAACAAATTGATACAGAATCATGGCGAAGTATGCTTCAAAGCCCGTTCACCGGGATTTTGAGGTAGTGGACACCATTCGATTCAGCCGCTGGCATTGCCCCTGCCCGTATGTTGACTTGTATGGCCGGGATCAGCAGGTAGGGCATTTCCAGTCCGGCATCCCGCTTGCCCCGCATTGCCACAAAATCTGCTTCAGCGATGCCGTCGCGCACATGGATATTGCTGGCCTTCTGGCTGGCGACTGTGGTTTGCGTACAGACTTCACGGCCCGCAGGTGGATAGTCGTGGCACAGGAACAGCCGGGTCTCGGGCGGGAAGGACAGGAGTTTTTGTATGGAGTGATATAACTGGCTGGCATCACCGCCAGGAAAATCACAACGTGCAGTTCCCACATCTGGCATGAACATGGTATCGCCAACAAAAATGGCATCACCAATAAGGTAGGCCACATCAGCCGCGGTGTGGCCGGGAACATACAGCGCCTGTGCAGCTAACTGGCCTATGGAGAATTTTGCATCTGCAGCAAACAGCACATCGAATTGCGTGCCATTGACAGGAAATTCCTGTTCAAGATTGAACAGGGTCTTGAAGGTCTTTTGTACTTGAGTGATTTTTTCGCCTATCGCAATCTGTCCGCCAGCCTTTTTTTTCAGGTACTGTGCCCCCGATAAATGATCGGCGTGGGCATGGGTCTCCAGCAGCCACTGCAGTTGCAAGTTATTAGTCGCCAGAAATGCCAGCACCTGATCGGCAGATTTTGTGGTGGTACGCCCTGACTTGGGTTCGTAATTCAGTACCGGGTCTATCACTGCTGCCTGGCCACCGGGCGCATCAAATACGATGTGGGTGGCAGTGCAGGTTTGCGTATCAAAGTAACTTTGTACTGTAGGGTTCATGATGAGCTCGCTCATGGCGAAGAGATGAGTTCTGGGATGATAGCAAAAATGCTGTTGAATTTGACATCTGATGTACTTGTGCAGGATCAAGCCTGGTTTCAGACTCGACGCGAGAACATGACAGGAATACACTAGCGGGTGTTTTTATCCAGACTTTCAATATGTTGATCTCTGCAGCAGAACTTGTCGTGGTGCTTATCGGTGCCCTGGTTGGCCTTATCATGGGCCTGACCGGGGCCGGTGGCGGCATACTGGCGGTGCCCGCGCTGGTGTATACCCAGGGCTTCAGCATGCAGCAGGCCATGCCTGTGGCCTTGCTGGCCGTCAGTAGCGCAGCCCTCATAGGCGCGATAGAAGGCCTCATGCGCAAGTTGGTGCGTTACCGTGCTGCCATCCTGATGGCAGTGGCTGGCAGCTTGCCTACCCTGCTTGGCGTGCAGGTCGCCCATCGGATGTCCCAGCAATGGCTGATGCTGGCGTTCGCCCTGATACTGGGTGTGGTGGCGGTGAGGTTGATAGTGCAATTGCGTTCGCCTGAATGTGATGATGCGCAGCGTGCCGCCATGGCGCGTATCAATGCCAGTACTGGCCGCTTTGAATGGTCATTCAAGACCGGTGCCGTGATCGCTGGCATAGGCGCAGTATCCGGTTTCATGACAGGCTTGCTGGGTGTGGGTGGTGGCTTTGTCATCGTCCCCATGCTCAGGCATTACACCAATGCCAGCATGCATGTGGCGGTGGCGACTTCACTGCTGGTCGTCAGCATAGTCGGTACGATGGGAGTAGGGTCTGCCTTGCTGAGTGGTACCCATTTGCCAGCTTTGCTGTCAGCCATGTTTGTTGCGACTACGGTAGGTGGCATGTTGCTGGCAAGACGCATCGCCTTGCAGTTGCCAGCAAAAAAAGTACAGATGATCTTCGTTGCTTTGCTCTTGTGTGTTGCAGCGAGCCTGGTTTATCGTGCTGTGGCCTAGTTGAGGTTGCGGCTGGCATTCGTCATGTTCGCACCATTCAGTATCGCTGCCTGTGATTCCAGTTGCCGTGCAACATTGCCGCAGACCAGGTCGCACAGTGCATAGATAGACTCATCAGCGATATGGTAATACACCGAAGTACCACGGCCTTCGCGAGCTACCAGGCCATGCTTGGCCAAGGTGGACAGGTGGCGTGAGACATTGGCCTGCGAGCAGGAGCAACGCTCGGCCAGTTCACCTACATTGTGTTCTTTTTCGCGCAGGCAATTCAGTATGCGCAAACGGGTAGGCTCAGCCAGCGCCGAAAAATAATGGGCAATCTGTATCAAAGCCTGATCAGATAATCCGTCCATGACAGTCAATGTGGTAGTGAGAATGTTTCTATCATACCCCGAGTTTGCAAGATTGGACACGCTTAATTTACTATTTGCGTAATTGCGCAAATAAGCATATTATGTTTTCGTTTAACACTTAATGAGCATCTGCAAAAACCTGCTAAATCGCTAAATCTATTAAACTATGGCCACCCAAAACTTCCGTTCGCATCATCTGAAGCAAGTAGTTACTGCTATTTTTGCACTATTTTTTCTGGCTGACGTCATGGCGGCTGAACTGGTGGTGGCAGAGGTTAGGGCTGGCAACACTGGCGGCATGATCACCGCCGATGGTGTGGTAGAAGCTGTCAGGCAGACGGTGATCGCCGCCCAGATATCAGGTGCCATTACAGAATTGCCGGCAAAAGCGGCTGGCAGCATGAAGGCCGGGCAAGTGCTGGCCCGTATCGATGGCCGCGCTGCCAGCCAGCAGGCCAATGCCAGCCAGGCCCAGGTTGAAGCGGCGCGGGCAGAACTGCAACTGGCCAGCAAAGACTTCGAGCGCCAAAAGCAGCTGTTTGCCCGGCAATACATCAGCCAGGCGCAACTCGACAGGGCAGAGGCCCAGTTCAAATCTTCCAGCGCTGCTGCCCATGCGCAAATTGCAGGGGCTGGCGCGGTACAGACGCAGGCGGGCTTCTATGCATTGACTGCCCCTTATGCTGGACGCATAGCTGATGTCTATGTCAGTCAGGGAGATATGGTCACACCGGGCAAAGCCCTGATGACAGTGTTTGACCCAGCCGCGTTGCGTGTGACGGCAAGCTTGCCGGAGGCAAGCATCGCTCGGCTGCTACAGGGCCAAACGGTCACGATAGAGATACCTGCTTTGCCAGCTGCGCAACGCATAGTCAGGCTTGATAAATTCACTGTCTTGCCAGTGACTGACGCCAGCACCCATACCGTGCAATTGCGCTTTGAGCTTCCCGCGATCAATAATATGAATGGGCTTGCACCCGGCATGTTTGCGCGTTTGCAATTGCCTGTTCATACACAGGACAAGGGCGATGCTGCCCGCCTGTATGTACCAGCCAGTGCCATCATCCGGCGGGCAGAATTGTGGGCTGTTTATGTCGTCGGTCCGCAGGGCAAGCCCCTGCTCAGGCAAATCAAGCCCGGCCCGCTTATGGGTAATGAGCAGGAGGTGCTCACAGGTGTCACAGCGGGTGAAAAAGTACTGCTCCACCCTTTGACGACAATGGCGGCACGCTGAGGACCGGCCATGAACACATTGGGACACTCTGGCCGCATCGCCCGGTTTTTTCAGACTGCACAAATCACACCCTTGCTGGCACTGGTCGCCTTTTTGCTTGGCATCTTTGCCATCTTCGTCACTCCCCGTGAAGAGGAACCGCAAATCAATGTGACCATGGCGAATGTGCTGATCCCTTTTCCGGGTGCCTCGGTCAGGCAGGTAGAACAGCAAGTGGCGATACCGGCAGAACAACTGCTGAGCCAGATCGCCAATGTAGAACATGTGACGTCGGTATCGCGCCCCGGCATGGCCATCATGACAGTGCAATTTCAGGTGGGAGTTCCACGTACGGAGGCACTGGTGCGCCTGTATGACCTGGTGCACAGCAAGCGCGACTGGTTGCCTGCCAGCCTGGGCGTGCAGGAAGCCATTGTCAAACCCAAAGGCATAGAGGATGTGCCCATCATCGCACTTACCTTATGGAGCAAGAATCCGCAAAGCGCAGCCTATGATCTGGAAAGGGTTGCCCATGGCATGGAGGCTGAACTCAAACGTGTCAAAGGCACGCGTGACATCAGCACTATTGGTGGCCCCGGACGCGCCATCAATATTGAACTCGACCCTGCCAGGCTGGCAGCGAATGGCCTGACCGTGGCAGATCTGCAAAGCAGCCTGCAAGCGGTCAACCTGGGTTTGCCTGCCGGTGAGCTGACGCGTGCTAACCATAGCATTGCCATTGATGCCGGCCCCTTCCTGCAGGATGCACGCGCTGTATCAGAGGTGGTGGTCGGTGTCAGGGCTGGCAAGCCTGTCTTCATGGAGGATGTGGCAAAAGTAAGCGATGGCGCTTTGCCAGCCAGCGCATATGTCTGGCATGGTCAGACGGGCAAAGGCGCGGCTGAATATCCGGCTGTCACCATCGCCATCAGCAAGCAGACTGGCCAGAATGCAGTCGCCGTTGCCGATGCTGTCAAACAGCGGGTAGCAGAATTGCGCAATACCCTGATACCCGCCGATGTGGAAGTCAGCATGACGCGCAATTACGGCCAGACTGCAGATGACAAGGCCAAAAAACTCATACAGAAATTATTGTTTGCTACCGCCTCGGTCGTGGCCCTGGTCTTCATTGCACTGGGGCGGCGCGAAGCAGCCATCGTTGGTACGGCCGTGATACTAACCCTGACAGTGACACTGTTTGCCTCCTGGGCCTGGGGTTTTACGCTGAACCGGGTATCCCTGTTCGCCCTGATTTTTTCCATAGGCATACTCGTCGATGATGCCATCGTCGTCGTTGAAAACATACACAGGCACCAGACACTGTTCCCGGATCAATCACTGACAGACATCATACCTGCTGCCGTCGATGAGGTCGGCGGCCCCACCATACTCGCGACCCTGACGGTGATTGCAGCGCTCCTGCCCATGGCTTTTGTCAGCGGCCTGATGGGGCCTTATATGAGCCCGATACCCATCAATGCCAGCATGGGCATGCTGTTGTCGCTGGCGATTGCCTTCATCGTCACACCTTGGCTGGCACGCATCTGGATGAAACCGGGCCATGGCAAGCACGAGAGCAAAGTGCAGAAAAAAATAGCTAACATTTTTGCCCGGATATTTAGGCCCTTCCTTGACGAACGTAAAGGAAGGGTGAATGGCTGGAAGCTGACGCTGGCTATCTTTGCATTGATCGCCATGTCCATTGTTTTGCCAGTGCTCGGTTGGGTGCAGTTGAAGATGCTGCCGTTTGATAACAAGTCAGAATTCCAGATCGTTGTCGATATGCCTGCGGGTAGCCCGGTAGAAAAAACAGCAGCAGTCTTGCGCGAACTCGGTGCCTATTTGTCGCAAGTGCCGGAGGTGGCTGACTACCAGGCCTACGCAGGAGCTGCCGCGCCCATCAATTTCAATGGCCTGGTGCGTCAATACTATTTACGTACAGGTGGTGAGGTCGGTGACTTGCAGGTGAACCTGGTTGACAAGCATCACCGCAGCGAGCAGAGCCATGCCATCGCCAGTCGCTTGCGTCCGGCACTCCAGCAAATTGGCCAGCGCTTTTCAGCCAATGTAAAAATAGTGGAAGTGCCACCTGGCCCGCCCGTGCAGGCAGCCATCGTCGCAGAAATTTATGGTCCAACAGAAGAAGGCCGGCAGCAGGTAGCGAAAGCAGTGCGTGCCGTTTTCAACAAGACCGGCGGTGTAGTCGATGTTGATGACAGCAGTATCGTCAATGCGCCACGCAAGGTCTTGCTGGTAGACCAGCGCAAGGCTGCAAGCCTGGGCATCAGCCAGGCTGCTATCGTCACTACCCTGCGTGCCGGTTTGCACGGTGACGCTGCGAGCTATCTGCATGATGAGAGCAGGTATGCGACTGCGATACAGCTACAATTGCCAGTCCGCGAACAAGGCAGTCTCGACAGTTTGCTGAACCTGAATGTCAGGTCAGCACAGGGCAAGCTGGTGCCCCTGCGTGAACTGGTGACTATCTCGGACACTGTGCGTGAACAGCCGGTGTTTCATAAGGACGGTCTGGCGGTTAATTATGTGACTGCCGACATGGCCGGTGCGACCGACAGCCCGCTGTACGGCATGTTTGCCATGCGCGGTGAACTGGCAAAAATCATTGCCCCCGATGGTGGCAAACTCCAGGAATTTTTTATCCAGGCCCCGTCTGATCCCTACCGTGGATACAGCCTGAAATGGGATGGTGAATGGCAGATCACGTATGAAACTTTTCGTGACATGGGCGCAGCTTATGCCGTGGGTCTGGTACTCATTTATCTGCTGGTTGTGGCGCAGTTTGGCTCTTACCTGACGCCCTTGATCATCATGGCACCGATACCGCTGACCATCATAGGCGTCATGCCTGGCCACGCTTTGCTGGGGGCACAATATACTGCGACGAGCATGATAGGCATGATTGCCCTGGCTGGCATCATCGTCAGGAATTCTATCTTGCTGGTGGATTTTATCCGGCTGCAATTGTCGGCTGGCATGGCATTCCGTGAGGCGGTTGTCAGTTCTGCCATCACCAGGGCGCAGCCGATAGTCCTGACAGGTTTTGCTGCCATGCTCGGTGCCTTCTTCATTCTCGACGATCCCATCTTCAATGGCCTGGCGATCTCGCTGATTTTCGGCATCCTGGTATCGACCCTGCTGACCCTCGTAGTGATACCGCTGTTGTATTACCGCGCTTATAAAAATCACCCTGATTTTCAACAAGGAGTTTCATCATGACTAGCTGGCAAATCGTTCGTATCGTTGCAGGTTGCTTTATTCTACTTAGCCTGGCGCTTGGCATGCCCGGTAGCCCCCTGTTTGTTGATCAATGGTGGCTGGCTTTCACCGCTTTTGTCGGAGCAAACCTGTTGCAGAGCGGCATCACTAAATGGTGCTTGATGGAAAGTATATTGCGCAAGCTGGGTGTGCGGGCGGGCAACTGAAAGATATTCTGCCTAACCCTTGATGAAAAAATTAATGCGTGAATGGGGCGACGCCAACAAGTCGCTCTGACGCCGCCCGGCGTTCTTGCGCCTGCCCTGCAATTTGCGGGTATTCAACAAGATAGCCTGCTGCTTTTCACGACGGTCTGCACTGCGCCGGTCGTCGGTCTGGCGACGATCAATTTCTGGCCAGGTGGCTTCTTCACCGGC
This is a stretch of genomic DNA from Undibacterium sp. KW1. It encodes these proteins:
- a CDS encoding helix-turn-helix transcriptional regulator — its product is MDGLSDQALIQIAHYFSALAEPTRLRILNCLREKEHNVGELAERCSCSQANVSRHLSTLAKHGLVAREGRGTSVYYHIADESIYALCDLVCGNVARQLESQAAILNGANMTNASRNLN
- a CDS encoding efflux RND transporter periplasmic adaptor subunit, with translation MATQNFRSHHLKQVVTAIFALFFLADVMAAELVVAEVRAGNTGGMITADGVVEAVRQTVIAAQISGAITELPAKAAGSMKAGQVLARIDGRAASQQANASQAQVEAARAELQLASKDFERQKQLFARQYISQAQLDRAEAQFKSSSAAAHAQIAGAGAVQTQAGFYALTAPYAGRIADVYVSQGDMVTPGKALMTVFDPAALRVTASLPEASIARLLQGQTVTIEIPALPAAQRIVRLDKFTVLPVTDASTHTVQLRFELPAINNMNGLAPGMFARLQLPVHTQDKGDAARLYVPASAIIRRAELWAVYVVGPQGKPLLRQIKPGPLMGNEQEVLTGVTAGEKVLLHPLTTMAAR
- a CDS encoding 6-phosphofructokinase, with the translated sequence MTASIKRIAISTGGGDAPGLNAVIRSVVLAAAQRGWECYGIREGFNGILLPERYPHNGVTRLTVDQVRGIGHLGGTILGTTNHGNPLRFATTMPDGSVHEIDRSADIHDYLKKMDIDALVCIGGDGTLTIANALHLQGLRVVGVPKTIDNDLDKTFTTFGFDTAVSFATECVDRLHSTAESHQRIMVVEVMGRYAGWIALHAGIAANAHAIVIPEIPYDIQKIAAMIRQRDANGRHYSIVLAAEGALPVGGQHLVQATAGNGYVERLGGVGEQLAHELQQLTGKEARAVVLGHLLRGGSPTAFDRLSAMRFGAAAVRALDEGHSGIMVALAFPNVNYVALEEVAGRMKAVPMDSDTLQTGRDIGICFGD
- a CDS encoding DUF4214 domain-containing protein, coding for MLHRTPDQAGFDYWNGRISAGITRPDILASFSESTENTAQVIGQISHGIEYIPYN
- a CDS encoding MBL fold metallo-hydrolase, giving the protein MNPTVQSYFDTQTCTATHIVFDAPGGQAAVIDPVLNYEPKSGRTTTKSADQVLAFLATNNLQLQWLLETHAHADHLSGAQYLKKKAGGQIAIGEKITQVQKTFKTLFNLEQEFPVNGTQFDVLFAADAKFSIGQLAAQALYVPGHTAADVAYLIGDAIFVGDTMFMPDVGTARCDFPGGDASQLYHSIQKLLSFPPETRLFLCHDYPPAGREVCTQTTVASQKASNIHVRDGIAEADFVAMRGKRDAGLEMPYLLIPAIQVNIRAGAMPAAESNGVHYLKIPVNGL
- a CDS encoding sulfite exporter TauE/SafE family protein, whose protein sequence is MLISAAELVVVLIGALVGLIMGLTGAGGGILAVPALVYTQGFSMQQAMPVALLAVSSAALIGAIEGLMRKLVRYRAAILMAVAGSLPTLLGVQVAHRMSQQWLMLAFALILGVVAVRLIVQLRSPECDDAQRAAMARINASTGRFEWSFKTGAVIAGIGAVSGFMTGLLGVGGGFVIVPMLRHYTNASMHVAVATSLLVVSIVGTMGVGSALLSGTHLPALLSAMFVATTVGGMLLARRIALQLPAKKVQMIFVALLLCVAASLVYRAVA
- a CDS encoding DUF4214 domain-containing protein, with product MASIKVTQCGMLITYTTEPSSNISTGPNGGYYKGLSTTIEWTGINLVYQDPNTVMPTSGTITSFTTTGANGTDQLSITGINYQIQASDLNLPLDQRLGKLLMGNDNWTGTTGNETFVYGLGNDNFDGGAGFDTLFTNVSASAFSIDKTGNDFSLTVTQKGMNITSQVSKLSNIERIQFPDKMIALDLDGNAGQAYRLYQAAFNRTPDKAGLGYWIGQLDKGAENLNHVAAGFVNSAEFKQMYGANILTIPS
- a CDS encoding efflux RND transporter permease subunit, which produces MNTLGHSGRIARFFQTAQITPLLALVAFLLGIFAIFVTPREEEPQINVTMANVLIPFPGASVRQVEQQVAIPAEQLLSQIANVEHVTSVSRPGMAIMTVQFQVGVPRTEALVRLYDLVHSKRDWLPASLGVQEAIVKPKGIEDVPIIALTLWSKNPQSAAYDLERVAHGMEAELKRVKGTRDISTIGGPGRAINIELDPARLAANGLTVADLQSSLQAVNLGLPAGELTRANHSIAIDAGPFLQDARAVSEVVVGVRAGKPVFMEDVAKVSDGALPASAYVWHGQTGKGAAEYPAVTIAISKQTGQNAVAVADAVKQRVAELRNTLIPADVEVSMTRNYGQTADDKAKKLIQKLLFATASVVALVFIALGRREAAIVGTAVILTLTVTLFASWAWGFTLNRVSLFALIFSIGILVDDAIVVVENIHRHQTLFPDQSLTDIIPAAVDEVGGPTILATLTVIAALLPMAFVSGLMGPYMSPIPINASMGMLLSLAIAFIVTPWLARIWMKPGHGKHESKVQKKIANIFARIFRPFLDERKGRVNGWKLTLAIFALIAMSIVLPVLGWVQLKMLPFDNKSEFQIVVDMPAGSPVEKTAAVLRELGAYLSQVPEVADYQAYAGAAAPINFNGLVRQYYLRTGGEVGDLQVNLVDKHHRSEQSHAIASRLRPALQQIGQRFSANVKIVEVPPGPPVQAAIVAEIYGPTEEGRQQVAKAVRAVFNKTGGVVDVDDSSIVNAPRKVLLVDQRKAASLGISQAAIVTTLRAGLHGDAASYLHDESRYATAIQLQLPVREQGSLDSLLNLNVRSAQGKLVPLRELVTISDTVREQPVFHKDGLAVNYVTADMAGATDSPLYGMFAMRGELAKIIAPDGGKLQEFFIQAPSDPYRGYSLKWDGEWQITYETFRDMGAAYAVGLVLIYLLVVAQFGSYLTPLIIMAPIPLTIIGVMPGHALLGAQYTATSMIGMIALAGIIVRNSILLVDFIRLQLSAGMAFREAVVSSAITRAQPIVLTGFAAMLGAFFILDDPIFNGLAISLIFGILVSTLLTLVVIPLLYYRAYKNHPDFQQGVSS
- a CDS encoding DUF2892 domain-containing protein, encoding MTSWQIVRIVAGCFILLSLALGMPGSPLFVDQWWLAFTAFVGANLLQSGITKWCLMESILRKLGVRAGN